The uncultured Cohaesibacter sp. genome window below encodes:
- the hutX gene encoding heme utilization cystosolic carrier protein HutX, which produces MKTIAEEKRSAIARSLQNDPGAVLEYLARDHSVSVADIVACLPEHQVTMVDGALFETVMLRMADWGDVTFLVHTDDVILEARGTIPKGSFARGYFNLHGGPIGGHIKGGNCRSIAFVTRPLFKSETKSVQFFNANGDCMFKVYLGRDENRQLMPGQIAMFDALSVELGKTCR; this is translated from the coding sequence ATGAAGACGATAGCAGAAGAGAAGCGATCAGCCATCGCCCGGAGTTTACAGAATGACCCCGGCGCGGTGCTAGAATATCTGGCCCGGGACCATTCGGTGTCGGTCGCCGACATTGTCGCCTGCCTGCCAGAGCATCAGGTCACGATGGTTGATGGCGCTTTGTTCGAAACCGTCATGCTGCGCATGGCCGACTGGGGCGATGTCACCTTTCTGGTGCACACCGACGATGTCATTCTGGAGGCCAGGGGAACAATCCCGAAGGGCTCTTTTGCACGCGGCTATTTCAATCTGCATGGCGGTCCGATTGGTGGCCATATCAAAGGGGGGAATTGCCGGTCGATCGCATTTGTCACAAGACCCCTGTTCAAGAGCGAGACCAAGTCCGTGCAATTCTTCAACGCCAACGGCGACTGCATGTTCAAGGTCTATCTTGGACGCGATGAAAACCGCCAGCTCATGCCAGGACAGATCGCAATGTTTGATGCGCTCTCTGTCGAGTTGGGGAAGACCTGTCGATAG
- a CDS encoding heme ABC transporter ATP-binding protein codes for MTDPITAANLSASPQQTSSAFCVQSASLMLGKRSVLHSLSLSLPAAELTVIIGPNGAGKSTFLKLLAGDHRPSAGTVTFEGKPLSSLKASQMAPRRAVMAQSSHLSFPFTVLEVVRLGAEVSAKGPDAVARRAFDALEKVDMGHHAGSAYQDLSGGEQQRVQLARTLAQVWEPTGAEGANFLFLDEPISNLDIRHQVDIMEQARRYADAGGGCIAVLHDLNIAAMFAHRLLVFKQGSIIADGPPHRTLTDGLMEDVFDIPIRVNARPLRPSTYILPQSLDRPQP; via the coding sequence ATGACCGATCCCATTACTGCCGCCAACCTTTCGGCCAGTCCTCAGCAGACATCGTCGGCTTTTTGCGTCCAGTCCGCTTCGCTGATGCTGGGCAAGCGCTCGGTGCTGCACTCGCTTTCCCTATCGCTTCCAGCCGCAGAATTGACGGTGATCATCGGGCCGAACGGCGCTGGCAAATCGACCTTCCTCAAGCTGCTGGCAGGAGACCATCGCCCTTCTGCCGGGACGGTTACCTTTGAAGGAAAGCCGCTTTCGTCCCTGAAGGCGTCGCAGATGGCGCCACGGCGGGCGGTCATGGCGCAATCAAGCCATCTGTCCTTTCCATTCACCGTGCTGGAAGTGGTGCGACTGGGGGCCGAGGTCAGTGCCAAGGGGCCTGATGCAGTGGCACGACGGGCCTTTGATGCTCTGGAAAAGGTCGACATGGGACATCATGCAGGAAGCGCGTATCAAGATCTGTCTGGCGGCGAGCAACAGCGAGTGCAGCTTGCCCGCACTCTGGCGCAGGTTTGGGAGCCCACAGGCGCGGAGGGAGCCAATTTCCTGTTCCTTGATGAGCCGATATCAAATCTCGACATTCGCCATCAGGTCGACATCATGGAGCAGGCGCGCCGTTACGCTGACGCCGGGGGCGGCTGCATCGCGGTGCTGCATGATCTGAACATCGCTGCAATGTTCGCTCACCGCCTGCTGGTCTTCAAGCAGGGGAGCATCATTGCAGACGGGCCTCCTCACAGAACGCTGACGGATGGTCTGATGGAAGATGTCTTCGACATCCCGATCCGGGTCAACGCCCGGCCCCTGAGGCCTTCGACCTATATCCTGCCGCAGTCGCTCGACAGGCCGCAGCCATAA
- a CDS encoding hemin uptake protein HemP: MDPCEGVSPALRHLPLVESTDLFGDKREVQISHRGEIYRLRITAQQKLILTK, encoded by the coding sequence ATGGATCCTTGCGAGGGGGTATCCCCGGCTCTGCGCCATCTGCCTCTTGTCGAGTCCACCGACCTGTTTGGTGACAAGCGCGAAGTGCAGATTTCCCATCGGGGCGAGATTTACCGCCTGCGCATTACGGCCCAGCAGAAACTGATCCTGACAAAATAG
- a CDS encoding TonB-dependent receptor, translating to MFQPVTRSLAEDLSDDLTSMNILDRIVVSTGTAKVAIDTPQAVTVLNQEDIDEAQPDTLGDLFKFVPGVTATGADSALGQSFNIRGIGSAESTGESKIIMQVDGVNKFYEQYRMGSYFLDPELLKSVEVLRGPASSTLYGAGALGGVVSMTTKDASDFLKEGQTWAAKAKVSASSNNSGVTTTGTYATRIGDAFEVLASGSFRRTSDYQDGDGNEIDGTGNAALSGLINARYRFGDNLEQYVRLSGMQFYSDGDNQRFIQTGASGYDWGDIDRTVSDTTLAVEYGNPFNGNRWLDMKVNLGFSDTTVEQENYDEIYAASFGNDSDYGYRTYSAKVENTSDLSTSDFFQTFLTVGSEYSHQERTASMVYGGTSSSIGYHPEGTQQKISGFSQSEMIFGDRLTVIPGIRYDYYMNEPGSGSSGGDETQGAVSPKLAAMVSVTDYLSVFGSVAYTERAATLDELYSSSAESRRGSVVIPARTASLDLDPEKSTNIEGGFAVNFSNLFGEDRLTAKFTAFQNNVRDLIEENTSGPTYYHNVSKAKLYGVEVEANYVSDLFFARAAYSATRGKNETTGEALDTVAADTLSTSVGFTIPQRDLKLAWDSVYAADQKRVSSSGAATGGYGVHGISASWTPDEGTFAGIETRFAVENVFDRGYREHLSNEEASGRTFKLTLSKSFGG from the coding sequence ATGTTTCAACCTGTAACAAGAAGTCTGGCCGAGGATCTCAGTGACGATCTGACGTCGATGAATATTCTCGATCGTATTGTTGTCAGCACGGGGACCGCAAAGGTCGCGATCGATACTCCGCAGGCGGTCACGGTGCTCAATCAGGAAGACATCGACGAAGCTCAGCCGGATACACTCGGAGACCTGTTCAAATTTGTGCCTGGCGTCACGGCCACGGGCGCGGACAGTGCGCTTGGTCAGAGCTTCAACATTCGCGGTATCGGTTCGGCAGAAAGCACAGGTGAATCCAAGATCATCATGCAGGTCGACGGGGTCAACAAGTTCTACGAGCAATATCGCATGGGCTCCTATTTTCTTGACCCGGAACTGCTCAAGAGTGTCGAGGTGCTGCGCGGCCCGGCCTCATCCACCCTCTACGGTGCGGGAGCGCTGGGGGGTGTTGTTTCGATGACCACAAAGGATGCGTCCGACTTCCTCAAGGAAGGGCAGACATGGGCAGCCAAGGCCAAGGTTTCCGCCAGCAGCAACAATTCCGGCGTGACCACGACAGGAACCTATGCCACGCGCATCGGCGACGCGTTCGAGGTGTTGGCTTCTGGTTCGTTTCGCAGAACGTCCGATTATCAGGATGGCGATGGCAATGAAATCGATGGCACCGGGAACGCAGCACTCTCCGGCCTGATCAATGCCAGATATCGGTTTGGCGATAATCTGGAGCAGTATGTGCGCCTGAGCGGCATGCAATTCTATTCCGATGGCGACAACCAGCGCTTCATCCAGACCGGCGCCAGCGGATATGACTGGGGCGATATTGATCGTACCGTTTCCGACACCACTTTGGCGGTTGAATATGGCAATCCGTTCAACGGCAACAGGTGGCTGGACATGAAAGTCAATCTTGGTTTCTCCGATACCACCGTCGAGCAGGAAAACTATGACGAGATCTATGCGGCATCCTTCGGCAACGATTCCGACTATGGCTATCGGACCTACAGTGCCAAGGTTGAAAACACCTCGGATCTGTCGACGAGCGATTTCTTCCAGACCTTCCTGACCGTAGGAAGCGAATACTCCCATCAGGAACGTACGGCCTCCATGGTCTACGGCGGAACGTCGAGCTCGATCGGCTATCATCCGGAGGGAACACAGCAGAAGATCAGTGGCTTCAGCCAGTCTGAAATGATCTTTGGCGATCGCCTGACCGTCATCCCGGGGATTCGCTATGACTATTACATGAACGAACCCGGTTCGGGCAGCTCGGGGGGGGACGAAACACAAGGGGCGGTGTCTCCGAAACTGGCCGCGATGGTCTCGGTCACGGACTATCTGTCCGTGTTCGGCTCGGTTGCCTATACAGAGCGGGCTGCAACGCTGGATGAGCTATATTCAAGCTCTGCCGAAAGCCGGCGCGGGTCGGTTGTCATTCCGGCCAGAACCGCAAGTCTTGATCTGGACCCGGAAAAATCCACCAACATCGAGGGTGGCTTTGCCGTCAACTTCAGCAACCTCTTCGGCGAAGATCGCCTGACGGCCAAATTTACCGCCTTCCAGAACAACGTGCGGGATCTGATCGAGGAAAATACGAGTGGGCCGACCTATTATCACAATGTTTCCAAGGCGAAGCTCTACGGGGTTGAAGTGGAGGCCAATTATGTTTCCGATCTGTTTTTTGCGCGGGCAGCCTATTCCGCAACAAGAGGCAAAAACGAAACGACGGGAGAGGCGCTGGATACGGTCGCCGCAGACACGCTGTCAACCTCGGTAGGATTCACGATTCCCCAGAGAGACCTGAAACTCGCGTGGGACAGCGTTTATGCCGCAGATCAAAAGAGGGTATCGTCATCTGGCGCGGCAACCGGGGGATATGGCGTGCACGGCATTTCTGCAAGCTGGACCCCGGATGAAGGGACCTTCGCCGGCATTGAAACCCGCTTTGCAGTGGAAAATGTGTTTGATCGCGGCTATCGCGAACACCTGTCCAATGAAGAGGCTTCCGGCCGGACCTTCAAGCTGACGCTGAGCAAAAGTTTCGGAGGATGA
- a CDS encoding GAF domain-containing protein has product MSSENKPSMPQTMGITVAVPPMSFDLAKDICRKAFGFRLFTILLNDSKSGEIMRLYSSNEADYPPGGRKPMGPTPWGDIVLKRGICWLGDGEEEIRWAFPDADRILSLGCHSCACAPIIHEQQVVGVLSLSDDKGHYSADDLAGIAAIARLLAPLVLLAD; this is encoded by the coding sequence ATGTCCTCTGAAAACAAACCCTCAATGCCGCAGACCATGGGCATTACCGTTGCCGTTCCTCCGATGTCCTTCGATCTGGCGAAGGACATCTGCCGGAAGGCCTTTGGCTTCCGGTTGTTCACCATCTTGCTCAATGACAGCAAGTCTGGCGAGATCATGCGGTTGTATAGCTCGAATGAAGCCGACTATCCTCCGGGAGGCCGGAAGCCCATGGGGCCGACCCCTTGGGGTGACATCGTTCTGAAAAGGGGAATTTGCTGGCTGGGAGACGGCGAGGAGGAGATCCGGTGGGCGTTTCCTGATGCAGACAGGATTCTGTCGCTGGGCTGCCATTCCTGTGCCTGCGCGCCGATCATTCATGAGCAGCAGGTCGTGGGCGTCCTGTCGCTCAGCGATGACAAGGGGCATTATTCCGCCGATGATCTGGCAGGCATCGCTGCCATTGCCAGGCTGTTGGCACCTCTGGTGCTTCTTGCTGATTGA
- a CDS encoding iron chelate uptake ABC transporter family permease subunit — translation MGREALCLLALLLAGTVVASVSIGASAVSLGTLGQWFLGLVSGQPAGLSTGDSIILFRIRLPRMVMGGLVGASLAVAGACLQGLFRNPLADPGVIGISGGAAFGAVLSIVLGGTVLAPLAAILGDYLLPASAFVGGLATTLLLFAIGTRDGQTSVATMLLAGIALAAIAGAGVGFLVYMADDQQLRDLTFWTMGGLGGATWSKVALSGPFMLVSLVVMMVHARGLNALLLGDHQALHMGVDVQALKSRLVLFIALSVGAAVSVSGIIGFVGIIVPHLLRLIIGPDHRFLLPASAVLGAILLMLTDILARTIDAPAEMPIGIVMSAIGGPFFLWLMLRKRRALSL, via the coding sequence ATGGGACGGGAGGCGCTGTGCCTTCTGGCGCTTCTGCTGGCAGGAACCGTTGTCGCTTCCGTCAGCATCGGAGCGAGCGCCGTTTCGCTCGGGACTTTGGGGCAGTGGTTCCTCGGTCTGGTCAGTGGCCAACCGGCGGGCCTGTCGACAGGCGACAGTATCATCCTGTTTCGCATCCGGTTGCCGCGCATGGTGATGGGTGGCCTTGTCGGGGCGTCACTTGCCGTGGCAGGCGCCTGTTTGCAGGGGCTATTCCGCAATCCGCTGGCCGATCCGGGCGTCATTGGCATTTCCGGAGGTGCGGCGTTCGGTGCCGTTCTTTCCATTGTGCTTGGCGGGACGGTTTTGGCTCCCCTTGCCGCTATTCTGGGGGACTATCTGTTACCGGCCTCCGCCTTCGTCGGCGGTCTGGCAACCACGCTCCTTCTGTTTGCAATCGGTACTCGGGACGGGCAGACTTCGGTCGCCACCATGTTGCTCGCCGGGATCGCTCTGGCCGCGATTGCCGGGGCTGGAGTTGGATTTCTTGTCTACATGGCAGATGATCAGCAATTGCGCGATCTCACATTCTGGACCATGGGCGGACTTGGTGGCGCTACATGGTCCAAGGTGGCACTGTCCGGGCCATTCATGCTCGTTTCGCTTGTTGTCATGATGGTCCACGCAAGAGGACTGAATGCGCTGCTGCTGGGAGATCATCAGGCTCTGCATATGGGGGTTGATGTGCAAGCACTCAAAAGTCGGCTGGTGCTGTTCATCGCCTTGTCTGTCGGGGCGGCAGTGTCCGTTTCGGGCATCATCGGTTTTGTCGGCATCATCGTGCCACATCTGCTGCGTCTGATTATTGGGCCGGATCATCGCTTCCTGCTGCCCGCTTCCGCCGTGCTTGGCGCCATCCTTCTGATGCTGACGGACATTCTCGCCCGAACAATCGATGCCCCTGCCGAGATGCCCATCGGCATCGTCATGTCGGCCATTGGCGGACCATTCTTCCTGTGGCTGATGCTTAGAAAGAGAAGGGCACTATCACTATGA
- a CDS encoding TRAP transporter small permease, translating to MPRFYRTVYFISVAAAIVSAASLVFMVGMIALEIILRSVFSTSTFVTAEFVGYAVAVCTVWSLSYVLEHEQLIRVNLLISRLPPRVQDWMTAISAFVLCASSLGLGWMFWLRVSKAWSRGTVSPSIAAVPIWIPEGMILIGLLILALQSFAHGLRHLQGYPSPAPRDPQPFTE from the coding sequence ATGCCCCGTTTCTATCGCACTGTCTATTTCATATCAGTGGCCGCCGCCATCGTGTCCGCAGCGTCGCTGGTTTTCATGGTCGGGATGATCGCGTTGGAAATCATCCTGCGCTCGGTCTTCTCCACCTCCACCTTTGTGACGGCCGAATTTGTCGGCTATGCCGTCGCTGTCTGCACGGTCTGGTCGCTGAGCTATGTGCTCGAACATGAGCAACTCATTCGCGTCAATCTGCTGATCTCGCGTCTGCCGCCGCGAGTACAGGACTGGATGACGGCCATCTCGGCTTTCGTTCTCTGCGCCAGTTCACTCGGACTTGGCTGGATGTTCTGGTTGCGGGTTTCCAAGGCATGGTCACGGGGGACCGTTTCGCCCTCCATAGCAGCGGTGCCGATCTGGATACCCGAGGGAATGATCCTGATAGGACTACTCATTCTGGCGCTGCAATCCTTCGCCCACGGCTTGCGCCATCTGCAGGGCTATCCGTCTCCGGCCCCGCGGGACCCGCAGCCTTTCACCGAATAG
- a CDS encoding TRAP transporter large permease subunit encodes METLISSGIVLLLLFAFLGFGTWVFVSLGLVAFCSLSIILGMPPLRIGSIAANIFYRYASSWELAAIPMFIWMGEIIFRTDISSRLFRGLSPFVDYIPGRLLHTNVLGCTMFAAVSGSSPATTATVGKITTAELSARGYSQSISLGSLAGAGSLGLLIPPSIVMIVYGILAEQSISRLFAAGLLPGIMISALYSGYIMIRSKLDPSLVPSDRPNHTLADFGKALLNLAPLVLLMGVVLGSIYTGIATPSEAAAVGVVASIIISVFIGQFSVRLLAETLMGALRTSTMVCSILITAALMSTAMGYLHIPANVANAIAQLNPSPWALLLLLSVFYLGLGFILDGNSIVVMSLPIALPLAQQAGFDPVWFGIYLVLMVEMAQVTPPVGFNLFVLQGISGQPIGYVARAALPFFFLMLLGVVILALFPQIALWLPNLLYG; translated from the coding sequence ATGGAAACACTCATCTCCTCCGGCATCGTCCTGTTGCTGTTGTTTGCCTTTCTCGGATTTGGCACCTGGGTATTTGTCAGCCTTGGACTGGTTGCCTTCTGCTCCCTGTCCATCATTCTGGGCATGCCGCCGTTGCGCATTGGCAGCATCGCCGCCAACATTTTCTACCGTTATGCATCGAGTTGGGAACTGGCGGCCATTCCGATGTTTATCTGGATGGGGGAAATCATCTTCCGGACCGACATTTCCAGCCGCCTGTTCAGGGGGTTGTCGCCGTTTGTCGACTATATTCCGGGACGACTGCTGCACACCAACGTGCTCGGTTGCACGATGTTCGCGGCAGTATCCGGTTCCTCTCCGGCCACGACAGCAACGGTGGGCAAGATTACGACAGCCGAGCTTTCCGCACGCGGCTATAGCCAGTCCATCTCACTTGGGTCTCTGGCCGGGGCTGGCAGCCTTGGTCTGCTCATCCCGCCGTCCATCGTCATGATCGTCTACGGCATTCTGGCCGAACAATCGATCAGCCGCCTGTTTGCGGCGGGGCTTCTGCCCGGCATCATGATTTCTGCGCTCTATTCGGGCTATATCATGATCCGCTCCAAGCTGGATCCATCACTCGTGCCATCTGATCGGCCCAACCACACACTGGCCGACTTCGGCAAGGCGCTTTTGAACCTTGCGCCGCTGGTCCTGCTGATGGGCGTCGTATTGGGTTCGATCTATACGGGCATCGCGACCCCGTCGGAAGCCGCAGCCGTCGGCGTCGTCGCCTCGATCATCATCTCGGTCTTCATCGGCCAGTTCTCTGTGCGGCTGCTCGCCGAAACCCTGATGGGTGCGCTCAGGACCTCTACGATGGTCTGTTCCATCCTGATCACAGCGGCGCTGATGTCGACCGCTATGGGCTATCTGCATATTCCAGCCAATGTCGCCAATGCGATTGCCCAGCTGAACCCTTCGCCCTGGGCGCTGTTGCTCCTGCTGTCGGTTTTCTACCTTGGCCTTGGCTTCATTCTGGATGGCAATTCCATCGTCGTCATGAGCCTGCCCATCGCCCTGCCCCTTGCCCAACAGGCCGGATTCGATCCGGTGTGGTTCGGCATCTATCTGGTGCTGATGGTGGAAATGGCACAGGTCACGCCACCGGTCGGCTTCAACCTCTTTGTGCTGCAAGGCATTTCCGGCCAGCCGATCGGATATGTCGCCCGCGCCGCGCTGCCTTTTTTCTTTCTGATGCTCCTGGGTGTTGTCATCTTGGCACTTTTCCCGCAGATCGCACTCTGGCTTCCCAATCTTCTTTATGGATAA